In Mycteria americana isolate JAX WOST 10 ecotype Jacksonville Zoo and Gardens chromosome 23, USCA_MyAme_1.0, whole genome shotgun sequence, a single window of DNA contains:
- the TACR1 gene encoding substance-P receptor — translation MDNAVLLEAELEHQWPLNASLNESFANQFVQPPWQVALWAVAYALIVVVSVVGNVVVMWIILAHKRMRTVTNYFLVNLAFAEASMSAFNTVVNFTYAIHNEWYYGLLYCKFHNFFPIAAVFASIYSMMAIALDRYMAIIHPLQPRLSATATKVVIGVIWLLAFLLAFPQGYYSVTEKLPGRVVCLVAWPDHSTNVYGKTYHFCMTILIYFLPLLVIGCAYTVVGITLWASEIPGDNSDRYHEQVSAKRKVVKMMIIVVCTFALCWLPYHIYFTLQYFNHEWYLQKFIQQVYLAIMWLAMSSTMYNPIIYCCLNDRFRVGFKHAFRWCPFVSAGEYEGLEMKSARYLQTQSSMYKVSRIETTVSSAVGAAEEELEESNKAKRLSVDMTSNGSSRSDSKTVSESFSFYSNTLT, via the exons ATGGATAACGCCGTGCTGCTGGAAGCGGAGCTGGAGCACCAGTGGCCACTCAACGCCTCCCTGAACGAGTCCTTCGCGAACCAGTTCGTGCAGCCCCCGTGGCAGGTGGCCCTGTGGGCTGTCGCCTACGCCCTCATCGTGGTGGTGTCGGTGGTGGGGAACGTGGTGGTGATGTGGATCATCCTGGCTCACAAGAGGATGCGCACCGTCACCAACTACTTCTTGGTGAACCTGGCTTTCGCCGAAGCCTCCATGTCCGCCTTCAACACGGTGGTGAACTTCACCTACGCCATCCACAACGAGTGGTACTACGGGCTGCTCTACTGCAAGTTTCACAACTTCTTCCCCATCGCCGCCGTCTTTGCCAGCATCTACTCCATGATGGCCATCGCCCTGGACAG GTACATGGCTATCATCCACCCGCTGCAGCCCCGACTCTCAGCCACCGCCACCAAGGTGGTCATCGGCGTCATCTGGCTCCTGGCTTTCCTGCTGGCTTTCCCCCAGGGTTACTACTCGGTGACGGAGAAGCTGCCGGGCCGGGTGGTGTGTCTGGTGGCATGGCCAGACCACAGCACCAATGTGTATGGAAAAAC GTATCACTTCTGCATGACCATTCTGATCTACTTCTTGCCGCTTCTGGTGATAGGATGTGCCTACACTGTGGTCGGCATCACCCTCTGGGCAAGCGAGATACCCGGTGACAACTCCGACCGCTACCACGAGCAGGTCTCGGCTAAGCGGAAG GTAGTGAAGATGATGATCATTGTGGTATGCACGTTCGCGCTGTGCTGGCTGCCCTACCACATCTACTTCACCCTGCAGTATTTCAACCACGAGTGGTACCTGCAGAAGTTCATCCAGCAGGTCTACCTGGCTATCATGTGGCTGGCCATGAGCTCCACCATGTACAACCCCATCATCTACTGCTGCCTCAACGACAG GTTTCGCGTCGGGTTCAAACACGCATTTCGGTGGTGCCCGTTCGTCAGCGCTGGTGAGTATGAGGGCCTGGAAATGAAGTCAGCCAGGTACCTGCAGACACAGAGCAGCATGTACAAGGTCAGCCGGATAGAGACCACCGTCTCCTCGGCAGTTGGCGCAGCCgaagaggagctggaggagagcaaCAAGGCCAAGCGTCTCTCCGTAGACATGACATCCAACGGCTCCTCCCGCAGCGACTCCAAAACAGTCTCCGAAAGCTTCAGCTTCTACTCCAACACGCTCACCTAA